One Candidatus Goldiibacteriota bacterium genomic window, GAAAAAATACGCCGCTTCATTCATTTATTGTAAAATTCGCCCCGTTCTTAACGGAAGCCCGGTTTCCGGGCACAGCCCTTTTCCTTCTTATGCTTCCGGCGGGTTTAATCGCGGCAAACTCATTTTCAGTTTTATCCCTGCCTGACGCCGGCGGAAAATTTGAAAAGGCATTCTTAAAGTACTTTCTTTATGCCCTTTTGCTTACACCCCCCCTGCTTGCTATTTTCAACAGGCAGGCCTCCGCATCTCTTGGACTGGACAACGCAAGGATGATTGAACTTGTAAAAGCTTCCGCCTTTCTGCTTGTAATGTACGCGCTTAACTTTACGCTTTATACCCTTTTTAATAAAAAACTCATACGGCCGGCTATATATCACGCCCTGCTGATAGCATTAATTTTTTCAGAACTTTACACTTTTATGTCCCGTACAAACCCGGTTACGGCGCAGTCTTTAATCTTTGGCCCGAAACACACTCCAAAGACAGCTGAATTAATACGTACTTCATCTTACAAATACGGGCATATTCAGCTGCCCGAAACAGGCTCCGTTTACCGGCTTAATTACGTAACCCGTTCCGAGAAAAACTTTAAACTTTCGGTACCTTCTTCTTCGGGAATGACATACGGCCTTTATGACGCTTTTGGGCAGAACGATTTAAAACTTCTGAATTACACACGGTTTGTAAACCGATTAAACCGTGATGACGGATACAACAGCGAAATAATAAACCTTTTAAATCTTAAATACATAATATCCCCTGTTGAACTTGACGGTAAAAAATATGAAAAAATATTTAACAAGAATTCAATAAAAGTTTTCAAGAACGAAAAAGCTTACCCGCTGTTCTTTGTTTCACAGGATATTAAAATTCCCAGAATGCTTATTTCCCAGATTTCATGGTCCAGAAAAAACGAACATCAGTTTGGGAATTTAAAGGTTAACGTCACAAACAGCCAGGAAGGCTGGCTTATCTTCTGCAACAGCCAATATCCGGGCTGGACCGCGTATCTGGATAATATGGCAACAAAAATAGAACCGGCTTTTGGCCTTTATATGGGGATTAAAATCCCTCCCGGAGTCCATGAAATTCTTTTTAATTACACCCCTGAAAATTATACCTTTTATAAAATACTTTTCTCTTTGATTTTTATTTTCTGCCTTGTGCTTGGAGTGGTAAAACTTATATCATTGAGAAAATAAAATCTTTATCCCATAAACCAATATCCCATATCCCATAGATAAAAGACGAGGGACGAAAGGTCTAAGGGTCAGAGGGTCCGAAGTAAAAACAGACATCAATTACAAAAACGCCGGCTAAGGGCCCGCGTCTGCCGGATCTAAATCAAACTTCCAAGCCACCGAGCTGCCCGGCTGCGTTATTTATCTTTCCGCTTATGCTTAACTGCCTATAGCTTAATCCTCTATTCTTTACAATTTACACGTATTCCGTCCCTTCAAGGCGTTCAATATAATGTTCCGCGGAATACGCTGCTATGGCTCCGTCACCTGCCGCGGTTACTGCCTGCCTTAACTTTTTTTCAATACAATCGCCGCAGGCAAAAATACCGTCAACGCTTGTTTTCATGTCCGCGTCTGTTTTGATATATCCCTGAGAATCCATTTCCAGCGTCCCTTTCATAAACTCCGTCCCCGGCACCAGCCCTATAAACACAAAAACGCCTGATACTTTAAG contains:
- a CDS encoding YfhO family protein, with translation MKKTFTFPDTLLPFMMITGAVTLYFSGILFTDKSFFIGDLFTQFYPWKDFAKNSLQSGTVPFWNPYVFSGVPFIADVQKGIMYPPGIVFLLFDFPIALKLYLVLHFVIAGFSAYILARSLGCSAAPAFAAALIFIFNSFFASKINNLAALGSASFLPAILYTFKIFIERKKATFFILGSALLALSFLAGHYRTYINNLLFCLLFGIYYISFYGKGFRITRLIKLFIFFGSALVMSLIITMPQSGLFFELFFNSAASVIPDYETLAVNSMELINLFTMSAPPHAGYASLSGWSGYSRGINIFLSATFFFLFIISAFRKKNHLFYFSFIVFVSALLLALGKNTPLHSFIVKFAPFLTEARFPGTALFLLMLPAGLIAANSFSVLSLPDAGGKFEKAFLKYFLYALLLTPPLLAIFNRQASASLGLDNARMIELVKASAFLLVMYALNFTLYTLFNKKLIRPAIYHALLIALIFSELYTFMSRTNPVTAQSLIFGPKHTPKTAELIRTSSYKYGHIQLPETGSVYRLNYVTRSEKNFKLSVPSSSGMTYGLYDAFGQNDLKLLNYTRFVNRLNRDDGYNSEIINLLNLKYIISPVELDGKKYEKIFNKNSIKVFKNEKAYPLFFVSQDIKIPRMLISQISWSRKNEHQFGNLKVNVTNSQEGWLIFCNSQYPGWTAYLDNMATKIEPAFGLYMGIKIPPGVHEILFNYTPENYTFYKILFSLIFIFCLVLGVVKLISLRK